One segment of Tachyglossus aculeatus isolate mTacAcu1 chromosome 16, mTacAcu1.pri, whole genome shotgun sequence DNA contains the following:
- the TENT5C gene encoding terminal nucleotidyltransferase 5C has translation MAAAETPTEACLASSVLSWEQVRRLDEVLTEVVPVHGRGNFPTLQLTLKDIVQTVRSRLEEAGVHVRDVRLNGSAAGHVVVQDNGLGCKDLDLIFHVALPTEGDFQLVRDVVLGSLLLFLPAGVNRLKISPSTLREAYVQKLVKVCTEADRWSLISLSNRDGRNVELKFVDSIRRQFEFSVDSFQIILDSLLHYYGCAEQPMSEHFHPTVVGESVYGDFGAALEHLRRRLIATKNPEEIRGGGLLKYSHLLVRDFRPLDQDRIKTLERYMCSRFFIDFPDLAEQRRKLEAYLQTHFAKEERSRYTYLVTLHRVVNESTVCLMGHERRQTLNLISLLALRVLAQLNGLPDATSVTCYYQPAPYVGDGHFGGYYVAGPTSGPHGPAYPTWLPCN, from the coding sequence ATGGCCGCTGCCGAGACTCCCACCGAGGCGTGCCTGGCATCGAGCGTGCTGAGCTGGGAGCAGGTGCGCCGCCTGGATGAGGTCCTGACCGAGGTGGTGCCCGTCCATGGGCGGGGCAACTTCCCCACCCTGCAGCTGACCCTCAAGGACATCGTCCAGACGGTGCGCTCCCGGCTGGAGGAGGCCGGCGTCCACGTGCGGGACGTTCGCCTGAATGGCTCGGCGGCCGGCCACGTGGTGGTTCAGGACAATGGGCTGGGCTGCAAGGACCTGGACCTCATCTTCCACGTGGCCCTGCCCACGGAGGGCGACTTCCAGCTGGTGCGCGATGTGGTTCTGGGCTCCCTGCTGCTCTTCCTGCCGGCGGGTGTGAACCGGCTGAAGATCAGTCCCAGCACGCTGAGGGAGGCCTACGTCCAGAAGCTGGTCAAGGTGTGCACGGAGGCCGACCGCTGGAGCCTCATCTCGCTGTCCAACAGGGATGGGCGGAACGTGGAGCTCAAGTTTGTGGACTCGATCCGGCGCCAGTTTGAATTCAGCGTGGACTCGTTCCAGATCATCCTGGACTCGCTGCTCCACTACTACGGCTGCGCCGAGCAGCCCATGTCGGAGCACTTCCACCCAACGGTGGTTGGAGAGAGTGTCTACGGGGACTTTGGGGCGGCCCTGGAGCACCTCCGCAGGCGGCTGATCGCCACCAAGAACCCGGAGGAGATCCGCGGGGGTGGCCTGCTCAAGTACAGCCACCTCCTGGTCCGGGATTTCCGGCCCCTGGACCAGGACCGGATCAAGACGCTGGAACGCTACATGTGCTCCCGGTTCTTCATCGACTTCCCCGATCTCGCGGAGCAGCGGCGCAAGCTGGAGGCCTACCTGCAGACCCACTTCGCCAAGGAGGAGAGGAGCCGCTATACCTACCTGGTGACTCTGCATCGCGTGGTCAACGAGAGCACCGTGTGCCTCATGGGGCATGAGCGCCGTCAGACGCTCAACCTCATCTCCCTGCTGGCCCTGCGGGTGCTGGCCCAGCTCAATGGCCTCCCAGATGCCACCAGTGTCACCTGCTACTACCAGCCTGCGCCGTATGTCGGCGACGGCCACTTTGGTGGCTACTACGTCGCCGGCCCTACGTCCGGACCCCATGGCCCCGCATACCCCACCTGGCTGCCCTGCAACTAG